In a genomic window of Coriobacteriia bacterium:
- a CDS encoding dynein gamma chain protein: MCANGVNTQQLKDTVNQIDETVALTRRWTHRMYHLASDGQMERTAMQLQKIQMELDNVREMLTEAQDAIERDDADTGVTVTAV, encoded by the coding sequence ATGTGCGCAAATGGCGTAAACACCCAGCAGCTCAAGGATACGGTCAATCAGATTGACGAGACGGTCGCTCTCACGAGGCGCTGGACGCATCGCATGTACCATCTCGCATCCGATGGGCAGATGGAGCGCACCGCCATGCAGCTCCAGAAGATCCAGATGGAGCTCGACAACGTGCGCGAGATGCTCACCGAGGCCCAAGATGCCATCGAGCGCGATGACGCCGACACGGGCGTAACGGTCACCGCTGTCTAA
- a CDS encoding magnesium transporter MgtE translates to MIYLRQILKQPVFDKDGEQIGVISDLAIATGEVFPRVTSLAFIGPRKTPFMISWRKYVESYDGSCVRLNVPSSDIRFSYLQPDEVLLARDLLDKQIVDTQGMKVVRVNDLKLSDSPAGLRLLGAETGIRGLLFGISPHLEKAVNAIATAFGHPLKERLIAWNYMELIERDMSQIKLSVSHKRLHDMHPADVADIIEQLEPQHRQAVFDKLDAGQAADAVAELEDEFQADVIEDMTTSRGAAVLNEMDPDDAADIIGDLPYDKAEKLLRLMGVEESASVRSLLGYKEETAGGIMTTDFLTVNDDLTVSDAIEAIREMDENQESIHYLYLVSDNDVLTGVLSLRTLVIAKPEMSLDELSTKELITVHPDLDQEECAQTIAKYDLLAIPVVDEQGVMLGVVTVDDAMDVLEEEHEEDLQQRSISSPWVIGIIVALLIVIGVLIFMLNS, encoded by the coding sequence ATGATTTACCTGCGTCAGATTCTCAAGCAACCCGTCTTCGATAAGGACGGCGAACAAATCGGCGTCATCAGTGACTTGGCCATCGCCACCGGCGAGGTCTTTCCGCGCGTCACCTCGCTGGCCTTCATTGGCCCGCGCAAGACTCCGTTTATGATTTCGTGGCGCAAGTACGTCGAGTCCTATGATGGCAGCTGCGTACGCCTCAACGTGCCGTCGTCGGACATTCGCTTCTCGTACCTGCAGCCCGATGAGGTGTTGCTCGCGCGTGATTTGCTCGACAAGCAGATCGTCGACACGCAGGGCATGAAGGTCGTGCGCGTTAACGACCTCAAGCTTTCCGATAGCCCGGCGGGTCTGCGCCTGCTCGGTGCCGAGACGGGCATCCGCGGCCTGCTCTTCGGCATCTCGCCGCATCTCGAGAAGGCCGTCAACGCCATCGCGACGGCTTTTGGGCATCCGCTCAAGGAGCGTCTCATCGCGTGGAACTACATGGAGCTCATCGAGCGCGACATGTCGCAGATCAAGCTCTCCGTGAGTCACAAGCGCCTGCATGACATGCATCCGGCCGATGTCGCCGACATCATCGAGCAGCTCGAGCCGCAGCATCGCCAGGCGGTCTTCGACAAGCTCGACGCCGGTCAGGCAGCCGATGCGGTCGCCGAGCTCGAGGACGAGTTCCAGGCCGATGTCATCGAGGACATGACCACGAGTCGCGGTGCCGCCGTTCTCAACGAGATGGATCCTGATGACGCGGCCGACATCATCGGCGACCTGCCGTATGACAAGGCCGAGAAGCTCCTGCGACTCATGGGCGTCGAGGAGTCGGCCTCGGTGCGCTCGTTGCTCGGCTACAAGGAGGAGACGGCCGGCGGCATCATGACCACCGACTTCCTCACCGTGAACGATGACCTGACCGTCTCGGATGCCATCGAGGCCATACGCGAGATGGACGAGAACCAGGAGAGCATCCACTACCTCTACCTCGTGTCCGACAACGACGTGCTCACCGGCGTGCTGAGCCTGCGAACGCTCGTCATCGCCAAACCCGAGATGTCGCTTGACGAGCTCAGCACAAAGGAGCTCATTACCGTGCATCCCGACCTCGACCAGGAGGAGTGCGCACAGACCATTGCCAAGTACGACTTGCTCGCCATTCCCGTCGTCGACGAGCAAGGTGTCATGCTCGGCGTCGTCACCGTCGATGATGCCATGGACGTTTTGGAGGAGGAGCACGAGGAGGATCTGCAGCAGCGCTCCATCTCGAGCCCCTGGGTCATCGGCATCATCGTCGCGCTGCTCATCGTTATCGGCGTGCTTATCTTCATGCTCAATAGCTAG
- a CDS encoding peptidylprolyl isomerase, whose translation MSTVERDSLVSLGWIDEGERWRSNATKHVVLYRLYNPNEFANNHHYTKDAGERDILVSKGWKYEGESWYGTEYYADIEMKDLGTITVSLDATAAPKTVDNFVKLANKGFYDGLTFHRIIKDFMMQGGDPLGTGGGGSGENIIGEFADNGFDNPISHTRGAISMARSSDPNSASSQFFICHKDVTDLDGHYATFGNVIDGIEIVDKICDEIGKPADDPNNGMIDRDKRPVISKITTGLL comes from the coding sequence ATGAGCACCGTCGAGCGCGATAGCCTGGTTTCTTTGGGCTGGATTGACGAGGGCGAGCGCTGGCGCTCCAACGCCACGAAGCACGTCGTGTTGTACCGCCTCTACAATCCCAACGAGTTCGCCAATAACCACCATTACACCAAGGATGCTGGCGAGCGAGACATTCTGGTAAGCAAGGGATGGAAGTACGAAGGCGAGAGCTGGTATGGCACGGAGTATTACGCTGATATCGAGATGAAGGACCTGGGCACCATCACGGTCTCCCTCGATGCCACCGCTGCTCCCAAGACGGTCGACAACTTCGTGAAGCTCGCCAACAAGGGCTTCTACGACGGACTGACTTTCCATCGCATCATCAAGGACTTCATGATGCAGGGCGGCGACCCGCTTGGCACCGGTGGTGGCGGTAGCGGTGAGAACATCATCGGCGAGTTTGCCGACAACGGCTTCGATAATCCCATCTCCCACACGAGGGGTGCGATTTCGATGGCTCGCTCCAGCGACCCCAACTCCGCCAGCTCGCAGTTCTTCATCTGCCACAAGGATGTGACTGACCTGGATGGCCACTATGCCACGTTCGGCAATGTCATCGATGGTATCGAGATCGTGGACAAGATCTGCGACGAGATTGGCAAGCCTGCTGATGATCCCAACAACGGAATGATTGACAGGGATAAGCGCCCTGTCATCAGCAAGATCACGACGGGCCTGCTCTAA